From a region of the Pseudoclavibacter endophyticus genome:
- a CDS encoding L-threonylcarbamoyladenylate synthase: MARIFDCDARDELLDGMRRARTAIGRGALIIMPTDTVYGVAADAFSPEAVARLLAAKGRDRSTPSPVLVADSVTFQALASAVPQQVERLLERYAPGPLTIILPARESIQWDLGMTGGTVALRVPDNAIARELLRETGPLAVSSANKHGQPAPETAQAANDALGDDVELVLDAGPGGGAPSTILDATGLVEQPPRPASIVRPGALGRAAIAEVLGGDLAPPETGESAGAE, translated from the coding sequence ATGGCCAGAATCTTCGACTGCGACGCCCGCGACGAGTTGCTCGACGGGATGCGGCGGGCGCGTACCGCGATCGGCCGCGGCGCGCTCATCATCATGCCGACCGACACCGTGTACGGCGTCGCGGCCGACGCGTTCTCGCCTGAAGCCGTCGCGAGGCTCCTGGCCGCGAAGGGCCGCGACCGCTCGACGCCTTCGCCCGTGCTCGTCGCCGACAGCGTGACGTTTCAGGCGCTCGCCTCCGCCGTGCCGCAGCAGGTCGAGCGCCTCCTCGAGCGGTACGCTCCTGGCCCCCTCACGATCATCCTTCCCGCGCGCGAGTCGATCCAGTGGGATCTGGGAATGACGGGCGGCACGGTCGCGCTCCGCGTGCCCGACAACGCGATCGCCCGCGAGCTCCTGCGCGAGACCGGCCCGCTCGCCGTGTCGAGCGCGAACAAGCACGGGCAACCCGCCCCCGAGACCGCACAGGCGGCGAACGACGCCCTGGGCGACGATGTCGAGCTCGTGCTCGACGCGGGACCAGGGGGAGGGGCGCCCTCGACGATCCTCGACGCGACCGGGCTCGTCGAGCAGCCGCCCCGCCCCGCGAGCATCGTTCGTCCCGGAGCGCTTGGCAGGGCCGCCATCGCCGAGGTGCTCGGCGGCGACCTCGCTCCTCCGGAAACGGGCGAGAGCGCGGGCGCGGAGTAG
- a CDS encoding MraY family glycosyltransferase, translating to MLVLLALTIGSAVATYLLCWVVYKLAMRFEWYPAVRDRDVHTTPKPRLGGAAMYIVVLAALFVASFIPFFDLVYFDVGRMWAIVGAATIIIVVGVVDDLVDLDWMTKLAGQLVAALLLAWQGVAIASLPIGGSLTVGSPAMSIAMTVLAVVLVMNAVNFIDGLDGLVAGVAIIANGVFLLYSYVLSEVAGQTGRFTLGALLSAIVVGVCLGFLPHNWNPSRMFMGDGGALLVGMLMATSAVSVTGEVDPRTISSEEFLPAFLPIIIPFAVLVVPLLDFSLAVFRRLLAGKSPFSADRKHLHHRLLDMGHTQRRAALVVYAWTAVIAVGALLGFSVQPPWIALAFVVIGGVICSLVTIAPISTRKRAERAAQRRAEAGETADVDDPLDRHGQERADDVRVASSPAVRRPHSPLARTRPPHPEDTE from the coding sequence GTGCTCGTTCTCCTCGCCCTCACGATCGGCTCCGCCGTCGCGACCTACCTGCTGTGCTGGGTCGTCTACAAGCTCGCGATGCGCTTCGAGTGGTACCCCGCCGTACGCGACCGAGACGTGCACACGACGCCGAAGCCGCGCCTCGGAGGGGCGGCGATGTACATCGTGGTCCTGGCTGCGTTGTTCGTCGCCTCGTTCATCCCGTTCTTCGACCTCGTGTACTTCGACGTCGGCCGCATGTGGGCCATCGTGGGCGCCGCGACGATCATCATCGTGGTGGGCGTCGTCGACGACCTCGTCGATCTCGACTGGATGACGAAGCTCGCGGGCCAGCTCGTGGCCGCACTCCTGCTCGCGTGGCAGGGCGTCGCGATCGCGTCGCTGCCGATCGGCGGCAGTCTCACGGTCGGCTCACCTGCCATGTCGATCGCGATGACGGTGCTCGCGGTCGTGCTCGTCATGAACGCCGTCAACTTCATCGACGGCCTCGACGGCCTCGTTGCCGGGGTCGCGATCATCGCAAACGGCGTGTTCCTCCTGTACAGCTACGTGCTCAGCGAGGTCGCCGGTCAAACCGGAAGGTTCACGCTCGGAGCCCTGCTCAGCGCGATCGTGGTCGGCGTGTGCCTCGGTTTCCTGCCGCACAACTGGAACCCCTCTCGCATGTTCATGGGCGACGGCGGTGCGCTGCTGGTCGGGATGCTCATGGCGACGAGCGCCGTGTCGGTCACCGGCGAGGTCGACCCGCGCACGATCAGCAGCGAGGAGTTCCTGCCGGCGTTCCTGCCGATCATCATCCCCTTCGCGGTGCTCGTCGTTCCGCTCCTCGATTTCTCGCTCGCGGTCTTCCGCCGACTCCTCGCCGGCAAGTCGCCGTTCTCCGCCGACCGCAAACACCTGCATCACCGACTGCTCGACATGGGGCATACGCAGCGCAGGGCCGCTCTCGTGGTCTACGCTTGGACGGCCGTCATCGCCGTCGGTGCGCTGTTGGGCTTCAGCGTGCAGCCGCCGTGGATCGCCCTCGCGTTCGTGGTGATCGGCGGCGTGATCTGCTCTCTCGTCACGATCGCACCCATCTCGACCCGCAAGCGTGCCGAGCGTGCCGCGCAGCGGCGCGCGGAGGCCGGCGAGACCGCCGACGTCGACGACCCCCTCGACCGCCACGGGCAGGAACGGGCCGACGACGTGCGCGTCGCGAGTTCCCCGGCGGTCCGACGTCCGCACTCGCCCCTCGCACGAACACGACCGCCGCATCCGGAGGACACCGAATGA